In Ostrea edulis chromosome 4, xbOstEdul1.1, whole genome shotgun sequence, a single window of DNA contains:
- the LOC125671825 gene encoding uncharacterized protein LOC125671825, protein MDVKTLDQTTILQTSTDNTTGEAPSDYDHEGAMKFIISTILVYSLLGIVSMLVSRLRKKSNSYHRQLDDDVTHFIKTDKTLRESFHRQTLLYRRNTFVKMMKTADEMEKAEEEMSTDDGGEKDETADDNGPKVTFHLENEVQEKSETLKLVEFPLKAFADSSCQTDDTSP, encoded by the coding sequence ATGGATGTGAAAACTTTGGATCAGACGACGATTTTGCAAACGTCTACTGACAATACTACGGGCGAGGCTCCCTCCGACTACGACCACGAGGGAGCCATGAAATTCATCATCAGTACCATTCTAGTGTATTCTCTTCTTGGAATTGTTTCCATGTTGGTCAGTCGTCTGCGGAAAAAATCCAACAGTTACCATCGTCAGTTGGACGATGACGTAACACATTTCATAAAAACAGATAAAACGCTTAGGGAGTCTTTCCATAGACAAACGCTACTATATCGTCGAAATACCTTTGTCAAAATGATGAAAACCGCAGATGAAATGGAAAAAGCCGAGGAGGAGATGTCTACGGATGATGGCGGAGAAAAAGACGAGACAGCGGATGACAATGGACCCAAAGTCACATTCCATCTTGAAAACGAGGTCCAGGAAAAGTCGGAAACTCTAAAGTTAGTGGAGTTCCCTTTAAAGGCATTCGCCGATTCATCTTGCCAAACAGACGACACATCTCCATAA